GCGCAGGTCGTCGTCGGCCCATTTCTTCAGCGCATCGAGCACGTCGGCGTCGATCCGCAACAGGAATGACTTGCGCTCCCCCATCGATGACAGTTCCGCTTACTGGTAGATGGTGCCGGTGTTCAGGACCGGCTGCGCGGCGGCTTCTCCGCAGAGGACGACGAGGAGATTCTGCACCATGGCGGCGCGCTGTTCGCCGTCAAGCTGGATGACATTCTTGCTGGCGAGCATCTCGAGCGCCATCTCCACCATGCCCACGGCGCCCTCGACGATCTTCTGCCGCGCGGCGATGACAGCGGACGCCTGCTGACGGCGCAGCATGGCGGCGGCGATTTCTGGCGCATAGGCGAGATAGCTGATCCGCGCTTCGACGACTTCGACGCCCGCGACCGCGAGCCGCTCCTGGATTTCGTCTTTCAGGCGCGAGGCGACCTCCGCGGTGCTGCCGCGCAGAGAGACCTGATGATCGTCGTGGGCGTCGTACGGATAAGCGGAGGCCAGGTTGCGCACGGCGGCTTCGCTCTGCACGTGCACGTAGTTCTCGTAGTTGTCCACCTGGAAGATCGCTTCCGCCGTGTCGACGACTTTCCAGACGACGACGGCGGCGATCTCGATGGGGTTGCCGTCCTGGTCGTTGACCTTCATCTTCGAGGTCTCGAAGTTCCGGACGCGCAGCGAGACGTGCTTCTTTCCGTAGAAGGGGTTCGCAAAGCGCAGGCCCGGAGCGTTCACCGTGCCGACGTACTTGCCGAACAGCGTCAGCACGACGCCCTGGTTGGGCTGCACGGTGAAGAAGCCCGCCCAGCAGATCATGTCGGCCAGCAGCACGACGATGCAGACGAAGATCACGGGGCCGCGCATTTCCGCCGGGGCGTGCTTGGCCGCCCAGATGATGCCGCCGATGGCGGCGGCGAAGATGACAAGCACGAGCAGGAGAACGGGGATGCCGTTCCACGCTTCGATGACGCGCTCTTTCAGCATGGGGTTGG
This DNA window, taken from Bryobacteraceae bacterium, encodes the following:
- a CDS encoding membrane protein — its product is MLKERVIEAWNGIPVLLLVLVIFAAAIGGIIWAAKHAPAEMRGPVIFVCIVVLLADMICWAGFFTVQPNQGVVLTLFGKYVGTVNAPGLRFANPFYGKKHVSLRVRNFETSKMKVNDQDGNPIEIAAVVVWKVVDTAEAIFQVDNYENYVHVQSEAAVRNLASAYPYDAHDDHQVSLRGSTAEVASRLKDEIQERLAVAGVEVVEARISYLAYAPEIAAAMLRRQQASAVIAARQKIVEGAVGMVEMALEMLASKNVIQLDGEQRAAMVQNLLVVLCGEAAAQPVLNTGTIYQ